A DNA window from Streptomyces sp. 71268 contains the following coding sequences:
- a CDS encoding helix-turn-helix transcriptional regulator, with translation MGEARSAPTVGQIVLGMRLRDLREKAEVSYEQAAKALHVNQTTVRRMEKAEVGLKLPYVEKLLRTYGIPDEEVSSFLRLAEEANRPGWWHRFRDVLPDWFSLYVSLEGAASLIRAYEPHFVPGLLQTPEYARALLRVGFPHADDEEIERRVALRMERQQLLTNPEAPRLWAIVDETVLRRPVGDAEVMRGQIDRLIESLELPNVTLQVVPFSAGPHPGMFGPFQLFRFRVPELPDVVYSEALTSASYLDERADVAAYLEALDRMGTQAVPAPRTEALLGDLRKEL, from the coding sequence GTGGGTGAGGCGCGATCTGCCCCAACGGTTGGGCAGATAGTCCTCGGCATGCGGCTGCGGGACCTCCGGGAGAAGGCCGAGGTCTCGTACGAGCAGGCGGCGAAGGCGCTGCACGTCAACCAGACCACCGTGCGTCGCATGGAGAAGGCCGAAGTCGGGCTGAAGCTGCCGTACGTGGAGAAGCTGCTGCGTACCTACGGCATCCCGGACGAAGAGGTCAGCTCCTTCCTGCGGTTGGCCGAGGAGGCCAACCGGCCCGGCTGGTGGCACCGCTTCCGCGACGTGCTGCCGGACTGGTTCAGCCTCTACGTCAGCCTGGAGGGCGCGGCCAGCCTCATCCGCGCCTACGAACCGCACTTCGTCCCGGGTCTGTTGCAGACCCCCGAGTACGCGCGAGCCCTGCTGCGCGTCGGCTTCCCGCATGCCGACGACGAGGAGATCGAGCGCCGGGTGGCCCTGCGGATGGAGCGCCAACAACTCCTCACGAACCCCGAAGCGCCGCGGCTTTGGGCCATCGTGGACGAGACGGTGCTGCGCCGCCCGGTGGGGGACGCCGAGGTGATGCGTGGCCAGATCGACCGGCTGATCGAGTCGTTGGAGCTGCCGAACGTGACGCTCCAGGTCGTGCCGTTCAGCGCCGGGCCGCACCCGGGGATGTTCGGCCCCTTCCAGCTGTTCAGGTTCCGGGTGCCGGAACTGCCCGACGTCGTCTACAGCGAGGCCCTGACCAGCGCCTCGTACCTCGACGAACGCGCCGACGTGGCGGCCTACCTCGAAGCTCTCGACCGCATGGGCACCCAGGCCGTCCCAGCACCACGCACCGAGGCCCTCCTCGGTGACCTTCGCAAGGAGCTTTGA
- a CDS encoding DUF393 domain-containing protein, whose product MRTRPVLIYDGDCAFCTSCVTFAERRIRPRCEVTAWQFADLGELGTTRERAEREVLWVTPDGTVYGGVRAVAKLLLSAGRGWAPLGALVNLPPLRWIGHVVYRVVANNRHRMPGGTPACALPRRDTPR is encoded by the coding sequence ATGCGGACCCGACCTGTATTGATCTACGACGGCGACTGCGCGTTCTGCACCAGTTGCGTGACCTTCGCCGAACGCCGCATCCGGCCCCGCTGCGAGGTGACGGCCTGGCAGTTCGCCGACCTGGGGGAACTCGGCACCACGCGGGAGAGGGCCGAGCGCGAGGTGCTGTGGGTCACGCCGGACGGCACCGTGTACGGCGGGGTCAGGGCGGTCGCCAAGCTCCTGCTCAGCGCGGGACGCGGTTGGGCACCGCTGGGCGCGCTGGTGAACCTGCCGCCGCTGCGCTGGATCGGCCACGTCGTCTACCGGGTGGTGGCCAACAACCGCCACCGGATGCCGGGCGGCACGCCCGCCTGCGCCCTGCCGCGCCGGGACACCCCGCGCTGA
- a CDS encoding DUF397 domain-containing protein, translating to MPASALGSEGWRKPWSGPNGGSCVEVMKLADGRVALRQSTDPDGPALIYTVREIEQFLHGAKGGQADFLLA from the coding sequence ATGCCCGCCAGCGCCCTCGGCAGCGAGGGCTGGCGCAAGCCGTGGAGCGGCCCCAACGGCGGCAGTTGCGTCGAAGTCATGAAGCTCGCCGACGGGCGGGTGGCCCTGCGCCAGTCGACCGACCCCGACGGCCCCGCGCTGATCTACACCGTGCGCGAGATAGAACAGTTCCTCCACGGCGCCAAGGGCGGCCAGGCGGACTTCCTTCTCGCCTGA
- a CDS encoding class I SAM-dependent methyltransferase, whose protein sequence is MADSPTAHGLDGVARTLLTPLYARAHAARFVPRSSFRDPLAADLLARTGYADPEVIRDRPNMLGGLHRGMVFDALTEAFVAEHPTATVVSAGIGLCTRNHRLAERAPGVRWVGVDTSEVIALRRRLLPDEDIALRATSITDPDWARGLPGTDGPVLVLAEGVLMYLDPDGVRTCLDAAHAAFGPGTELAADYFHPKLAHSDRHPIVKATGARFLFGVRNGAGLAQHTPGWSLVREHGVMERLNPTQRVAAYAVRALTLGGRAYAVAQLRAHARP, encoded by the coding sequence ATGGCGGATTCCCCTACCGCGCACGGCCTCGACGGCGTGGCGCGCACCCTGTTAACGCCCCTGTACGCCCGCGCGCACGCCGCGCGGTTCGTACCCAGGTCCTCCTTCCGCGACCCGCTCGCCGCCGACCTCCTGGCCCGCACCGGGTACGCCGACCCCGAGGTGATCCGCGACCGGCCGAACATGCTGGGCGGGCTGCACCGCGGCATGGTGTTCGACGCGCTGACCGAGGCGTTCGTGGCCGAACACCCCACTGCCACGGTGGTCTCCGCCGGCATCGGCCTGTGCACCCGCAACCACCGGCTGGCCGAGCGCGCCCCGGGCGTGCGCTGGGTCGGCGTGGACACCTCGGAGGTCATCGCGCTGCGGCGGCGGCTGCTTCCGGACGAGGACATCGCCCTGCGCGCCACCTCGATCACCGACCCCGACTGGGCGCGGGGCCTGCCAGGCACCGACGGTCCCGTACTGGTGTTGGCCGAGGGGGTGTTGATGTACCTCGACCCGGACGGCGTGCGGACCTGCCTCGACGCCGCGCACGCCGCGTTCGGCCCCGGCACGGAGTTGGCCGCCGACTACTTCCACCCCAAGCTCGCCCACAGCGACCGCCACCCGATCGTGAAGGCCACCGGTGCCCGCTTCCTCTTCGGCGTCCGCAACGGCGCCGGGCTGGCCCAGCACACCCCCGGCTGGTCGCTGGTGCGCGAGCACGGCGTGATGGAGCGCCTCAACCCGACGCAGCGCGTGGCGGCCTACGCCGTGCGGGCGCTGACCCTGGGCGGCCGTGCCTACGCCGTGGCCCAACTGCGGGCGCACGCCAGGCCGTGA
- a CDS encoding ATP-dependent DNA ligase, which yields MDLPVMPPVRPMLAKPAAQLPPGLSYEAKWDGFRAIVFRDGDEVELGSRTGKPLTRYFPELVDALRANLPERCVLDGEIVVVQGDRLDFETLLSRIHPAASRVRMLAETVPASLVAFDLLALDDRSLLDAPLTERRTALTGALRAARPPVYVAPATTDLDLAREWFDQFEGAGLDGVIAKRPDLPYRPGERVMVKVKHERTADCVVAGLRPHKSGPVVGSLLLGLYNDTGRLQHVGVCASFPMRQREALMTELAPLRMASAEGHPWADWGEESAHAQNRMPGAPSRWTGGKDLSWVPLRPERVCEVAYDHMEGDRFRHTTRFRRWRPDRSPESCGYAQLEEPLSYDLDRVLGA from the coding sequence ATGGACCTACCGGTGATGCCGCCCGTGCGGCCGATGCTGGCCAAGCCCGCGGCGCAGCTCCCGCCCGGCCTGAGCTACGAGGCCAAGTGGGACGGCTTCCGGGCCATCGTCTTCCGCGACGGGGACGAGGTCGAACTCGGCAGTCGCACCGGCAAGCCGCTCACCCGGTACTTTCCCGAACTGGTCGACGCGCTGCGGGCCAACCTGCCCGAGCGCTGCGTCCTGGACGGCGAGATCGTCGTCGTCCAGGGCGACCGACTCGACTTCGAGACGCTGCTCAGCCGCATCCACCCGGCCGCGTCCCGGGTCAGGATGCTCGCCGAGACGGTCCCCGCCAGTCTGGTCGCCTTCGACCTGCTGGCGCTCGACGACCGCTCCCTGCTCGACGCCCCACTGACCGAGCGCCGCACGGCGCTCACGGGCGCGTTGCGCGCCGCGAGGCCCCCGGTGTACGTGGCGCCCGCCACCACCGACCTCGACCTCGCCCGCGAGTGGTTCGACCAGTTCGAGGGCGCCGGGCTCGACGGCGTGATCGCGAAACGGCCTGATCTTCCCTATCGACCGGGCGAGCGGGTCATGGTCAAGGTCAAGCACGAGCGCACCGCGGACTGCGTGGTGGCGGGGTTGCGCCCGCACAAGAGCGGCCCCGTCGTGGGCTCGTTGCTGCTCGGCCTCTACAACGACACCGGCCGACTCCAACACGTGGGCGTGTGCGCGTCCTTCCCGATGCGCCAACGCGAGGCCCTGATGACGGAACTGGCGCCGCTGCGCATGGCGAGCGCCGAGGGCCATCCCTGGGCCGACTGGGGCGAGGAGAGCGCCCACGCCCAGAACCGGATGCCCGGCGCGCCGAGCCGCTGGACCGGCGGCAAGGATCTGTCCTGGGTGCCGCTGCGCCCCGAGCGGGTCTGTGAGGTGGCCTACGACCACATGGAGGGGGACCGTTTCCGGCACACCACGCGGTTCCGGCGCTGGCGCCCCGACCGCTCGCCCGAGAGCTGTGGCTACGCCCAGTTGGAGGAGCCGCTCAGCTACGACCTGGACCGGGTGCTCGGCGCGTGA
- a CDS encoding M23 family metallopeptidase yields the protein MHYRRSRTVSLLVAVVATIGALLSAPAHATQTSGDGTRLAAAPNFRAPFPCGQKWTYSHHSAEVRRALDFVRADGGSTAGTPVLASVSGTATRMSQPSGAGNYIVIDHGGGWKTYYFHLASYSVPSGAAVSQGQQIGVTGSTGHSSGAHIHYEQLLNGVGQNIVIGGAGLPYPSQYHQSYLTSDNGCGGSGGNFRTWGSDIRVRADAYLNSPVVGVLPGPTNVTVVCQKQGSTVTAEGYTNNWWSKLRDQGGFISNIYVDHPAAQLPGVPIC from the coding sequence ATGCACTACAGACGCTCGCGCACGGTGTCGCTGCTGGTGGCCGTCGTGGCCACGATCGGCGCGCTCCTGAGCGCCCCCGCCCACGCCACGCAGACGTCCGGCGACGGTACGCGGCTCGCGGCGGCGCCAAACTTCCGGGCGCCGTTCCCCTGTGGCCAGAAGTGGACCTACAGCCACCACTCCGCCGAGGTGCGGCGCGCGCTCGACTTCGTGCGCGCGGACGGCGGTTCGACGGCGGGCACGCCCGTGCTGGCGTCCGTGTCCGGGACGGCCACCCGCATGTCGCAGCCGAGCGGCGCCGGCAACTACATCGTGATCGACCACGGAGGTGGCTGGAAGACGTACTACTTCCACCTGGCCTCCTACTCCGTGCCCAGCGGCGCCGCCGTGAGCCAGGGCCAGCAGATCGGCGTGACCGGCAGCACCGGGCACTCCTCGGGCGCGCACATCCACTACGAGCAGTTGCTCAACGGCGTGGGCCAGAACATCGTCATCGGCGGAGCGGGCCTGCCCTACCCGTCGCAGTACCACCAGTCGTATCTGACCAGCGACAACGGCTGTGGCGGCAGCGGCGGCAACTTCCGCACCTGGGGGTCGGACATCCGGGTACGCGCCGACGCCTACCTCAACTCGCCCGTGGTGGGCGTCCTGCCCGGGCCGACCAACGTGACGGTCGTCTGCCAGAAGCAGGGCAGCACCGTCACCGCCGAGGGGTACACCAACAACTGGTGGAGCAAGCTCCGCGACCAGGGTGGCTTCATCTCCAACATCTACGTCGACCACCCGGCGGCCCAGTTGCCCGGCGTGCCCATCTGCTAG
- a CDS encoding DUF6233 domain-containing protein, translating into MHVEEDAGAGWWRVHESAPSAAGGNWLVLHRDTCRAASDCADLVTTEAALALLATPGTRPCPDCAPERVLCRGALTTASQAARPSSAARPAP; encoded by the coding sequence ATGCACGTCGAGGAGGACGCCGGAGCGGGCTGGTGGCGGGTCCACGAGTCCGCGCCGAGCGCGGCCGGCGGCAACTGGCTGGTGTTGCACCGCGACACGTGTCGGGCCGCCTCCGACTGCGCGGACCTGGTCACGACGGAGGCCGCGCTGGCGCTCCTGGCCACGCCCGGCACCCGCCCCTGTCCGGACTGCGCCCCGGAGCGCGTCCTGTGCCGGGGCGCGCTGACCACCGCGAGCCAGGCCGCCCGGCCCTCGTCCGCGGCCCGGCCCGCACCCTGA
- a CDS encoding TNT domain-containing protein: MNRRGAIASALSTAVIVVAMPAASAAQPAPERPAERRPAASASAGTQWRQPCTGAYQGDTRLGPERLPRLWQFPVGPLVFGYQRTGKLSPDAFLKKYWEGPADKGGWKYPPNDGFAEVNGKVDKRRAELRPGQRLDRFGSEYGGYLAPAGDHYAKRALPPQNLNTRDAAFPCDYHVYKVTRKFTVWQGKIAPWFEQPGGGQQIKLDPTLLDPGQGQRLNVKWLLDNGYLASAKR, encoded by the coding sequence ATGAACCGAAGGGGCGCCATCGCCAGCGCGCTGAGCACCGCCGTCATCGTGGTGGCCATGCCCGCCGCGAGCGCGGCGCAGCCGGCGCCGGAGCGACCCGCGGAGCGCCGCCCGGCCGCGTCGGCCAGCGCCGGCACACAGTGGCGACAGCCGTGCACCGGTGCCTACCAGGGCGACACCCGACTGGGCCCGGAGCGGCTGCCGCGACTGTGGCAGTTCCCGGTGGGCCCGCTGGTGTTCGGGTACCAGCGCACCGGCAAGCTCTCCCCGGACGCCTTCCTCAAGAAGTACTGGGAGGGCCCGGCCGACAAGGGTGGCTGGAAGTATCCGCCCAACGACGGCTTCGCCGAGGTCAACGGCAAGGTCGACAAGCGGCGCGCGGAGCTGCGGCCGGGCCAGCGGCTCGACCGGTTCGGCTCCGAGTACGGCGGCTACCTCGCGCCCGCGGGCGACCACTACGCCAAGCGCGCCCTGCCACCGCAGAACCTCAACACGCGCGACGCCGCCTTCCCCTGCGACTACCACGTGTACAAGGTCACCAGGAAGTTCACCGTCTGGCAGGGCAAGATCGCGCCCTGGTTCGAACAGCCGGGCGGCGGCCAGCAGATCAAGCTCGACCCGACCCTCCTCGACCCGGGCCAGGGACAGCGGCTGAACGTCAAGTGGCTGCTCGACAACGGCTATCTCGCCTCGGCCAAGCGGTAG
- a CDS encoding SAM-dependent methyltransferase produces the protein MAEVGRAASRIDTSKPHPARMYDYYLGGKDHYEVDQQAAEKVVEINPGIKICAGTNRRFMHRATRYLAAAGVRQFLDIGTGIPTEPNLHQVAQSVAPDARVVYADNDPIVLTHAQALLRSTREGRTAYIHADVREPEKILAAQELRETLDMSQPVALSLNALLHFVPDEFHPYDLVERLVAALAPGSYLVLSHVTSDFAPDVWARVVDIYHRGGIPAQTRSRAEVERFFTGLELVEPGVEVPHRWRPDAETDANVTDADVSLYGAVARKP, from the coding sequence ATGGCCGAAGTCGGTCGCGCAGCGAGCCGGATCGACACGAGCAAGCCGCATCCGGCGCGCATGTACGACTACTACCTCGGTGGCAAGGACCACTATGAGGTGGATCAGCAGGCCGCCGAGAAGGTCGTGGAGATCAACCCCGGCATCAAGATCTGCGCGGGCACCAACCGCCGCTTCATGCACCGGGCCACCCGCTACCTGGCCGCGGCCGGCGTACGGCAGTTCCTCGACATCGGCACGGGCATCCCCACCGAGCCCAACCTGCACCAGGTCGCCCAGAGCGTCGCCCCCGACGCCCGGGTCGTCTACGCGGACAACGACCCGATCGTGCTCACCCACGCCCAGGCCCTGCTGCGCAGCACCCGCGAGGGGCGCACCGCCTACATCCACGCGGACGTGCGCGAGCCGGAGAAGATCCTCGCCGCCCAGGAGTTGCGCGAGACCCTGGACATGAGCCAGCCGGTCGCGCTGTCGCTCAACGCGCTGCTGCACTTCGTGCCCGACGAGTTCCACCCCTACGACCTGGTGGAGCGCCTGGTCGCGGCGCTGGCCCCGGGCAGCTACCTGGTCCTCTCGCACGTCACCTCGGACTTCGCGCCCGACGTGTGGGCCCGCGTCGTGGACATCTACCACCGCGGCGGCATCCCCGCCCAGACCCGCTCGCGCGCGGAGGTCGAACGGTTCTTCACCGGCCTGGAGCTGGTCGAGCCCGGCGTCGAGGTGCCGCACCGGTGGCGGCCCGACGCCGAGACGGACGCGAACGTCACGGACGCTGACGTGTCGCTGTACGGCGCGGTGGCGCGCAAGCCCTAA
- a CDS encoding serine hydrolase domain-containing protein, whose protein sequence is MRPSPTCVLSDDGPARVRNGHDPDRYVEIGSLTKVLTGTALTRLAVAGVLGLEDPVERWLPVPPGTGITLRHLADHTSGLPRLPPGLGGRDPYASFDDAALRGLLTRLGTLTEGEPGAREEYSNFGYAVLGAALVAATGQPYEQVVRDHVLDPLGIEAMAVHPPAGQALRATGLFGRPRASWTMDGAILPAGGMWATPRAAARLVTGLLVDRELGTPAVTWRHTKGVTWHNGATRDASVFAGALPDGRWVLVHRLGGAHADTDAEGVRHLTRHTAD, encoded by the coding sequence GTGCGCCCCTCACCCACCTGTGTGCTCAGCGACGACGGTCCGGCGCGCGTGCGGAACGGGCACGACCCCGATCGGTACGTGGAGATCGGCTCCCTGACCAAGGTCCTCACCGGCACCGCCCTGACGCGTCTGGCGGTGGCCGGGGTGCTCGGCCTGGAGGACCCGGTGGAGCGGTGGTTGCCGGTGCCGCCGGGTACCGGGATCACCTTGCGACACCTGGCCGACCACACCTCCGGCCTGCCCCGGTTGCCCCCTGGCCTCGGCGGCCGGGACCCGTACGCCTCCTTCGACGACGCCGCGCTGCGCGGGCTGTTGACCAGGCTTGGCACGCTGACCGAGGGCGAACCCGGGGCCCGGGAGGAGTACTCCAACTTCGGCTACGCCGTGCTCGGCGCCGCGCTGGTCGCCGCGACGGGCCAACCCTACGAGCAGGTCGTACGCGACCACGTGCTGGACCCGCTCGGCATCGAGGCGATGGCCGTGCACCCGCCGGCGGGTCAGGCCCTGCGCGCCACCGGCCTCTTCGGCCGCCCGCGCGCGTCGTGGACCATGGATGGCGCGATCCTGCCCGCCGGCGGCATGTGGGCCACCCCGCGCGCGGCGGCCCGTCTGGTCACCGGGCTGCTCGTGGACCGTGAGCTGGGGACCCCGGCGGTGACCTGGCGCCACACCAAGGGCGTGACCTGGCACAACGGCGCCACGCGCGACGCCTCGGTGTTCGCCGGCGCGCTGCCGGACGGGCGGTGGGTCCTCGTGCACCGCCTCGGTGGCGCGCACGCGGACACCGACGCCGAGGGCGTGCGCCACCTGACCCGGCACACGGCGGATTGA
- a CDS encoding ATP-binding protein: MIAPEMTPFPVSPRTVGAPRHEVFRLPAERAAVSDARRRVRSWLTYQQVSEDARDMAQLVISELFTNAVVHTDSSSIACVLQAIPGQLRIEVRDQGGSATRPTPRDAATGDESGRGLLLVESLADTWGVVHGERGQGRTVWAALPAHSA, translated from the coding sequence GTGATCGCTCCTGAAATGACGCCCTTCCCCGTGTCGCCCCGTACCGTGGGCGCACCTCGTCACGAAGTGTTCCGCCTGCCGGCCGAACGCGCGGCGGTCTCCGACGCCCGCCGCCGCGTCCGCAGTTGGCTCACCTACCAGCAGGTATCCGAAGACGCCCGCGACATGGCCCAGTTGGTCATCTCCGAGCTGTTCACCAACGCCGTCGTGCACACCGACAGCAGCTCCATAGCCTGCGTCCTGCAGGCGATACCCGGGCAGTTGCGCATAGAGGTGCGCGACCAGGGCGGGAGCGCCACCCGGCCCACGCCGAGGGACGCCGCGACAGGCGACGAGAGCGGGCGCGGCCTGCTCCTGGTGGAGAGCCTCGCCGACACCTGGGGCGTGGTCCACGGGGAGCGGGGCCAGGGGCGCACGGTGTGGGCGGCGCTACCGGCCCACTCCGCCTGA
- a CDS encoding nucleotide sugar dehydrogenase produces the protein MSSKIAILGQGYVGLPLAVRAARAGHRVVGYDIDGERVKRLLAGESYVEDVPSAELAALLEAGSYLPTADTAELDGFDIAVITVPTPLKDGVPHLSYVEEAARLLASRLRPGVTVVLESTTYPGTTAELVGPILEEDSGLVAGEGFFLGYSPERIDPGNPTWHLGNTPKVVSGVNEASLAAVRAFYDSITETTVPVRTPEVAELSKLVENTFRHVNIALVNEIAMYAHELGIDVWEALDAAATKPFGFMRFTPGPGVGGHCLPVDPEYLSWRVHRTLGRRFRFVELANHINNHMPDHVVQRLLLAFNARRRSLNGARVLLLGLAYKANTGDARESPALRVAELLIGLGAEVHAADPHVVESVTVDNSVRRVDFGPAELSAADAVVLLTDHDAFDYAAIPRHALYVLDCRRRLEPSASVDIL, from the coding sequence GTGAGCAGCAAGATCGCGATACTGGGCCAGGGCTACGTCGGCCTGCCGCTGGCCGTACGGGCAGCCCGCGCCGGGCACCGGGTCGTCGGCTACGACATCGACGGCGAGCGGGTGAAGCGGCTGCTGGCCGGCGAGTCCTACGTCGAGGACGTGCCCAGTGCCGAGTTGGCCGCGCTGTTGGAGGCCGGCAGCTACCTGCCGACGGCCGACACGGCCGAGCTGGACGGCTTCGACATCGCCGTCATCACCGTCCCGACGCCGCTCAAGGACGGGGTGCCCCACCTGTCGTACGTCGAGGAGGCCGCGCGCCTGCTCGCGAGCCGGCTGCGGCCCGGCGTCACGGTCGTGCTGGAGTCCACCACGTACCCGGGTACCACCGCCGAGCTGGTGGGCCCGATCCTGGAGGAGGACTCGGGACTGGTGGCCGGCGAGGGCTTCTTCCTCGGGTACAGCCCCGAGCGCATCGACCCGGGGAACCCCACCTGGCACCTGGGCAACACGCCGAAGGTGGTCTCGGGCGTCAACGAGGCGTCGCTGGCGGCGGTGCGGGCCTTCTACGACTCGATCACCGAGACGACGGTGCCGGTGCGCACCCCGGAGGTCGCCGAGCTGTCGAAGCTGGTGGAGAACACCTTCCGGCACGTGAACATCGCGCTCGTCAACGAGATCGCCATGTACGCCCACGAGTTGGGCATCGACGTGTGGGAGGCGCTGGACGCGGCGGCGACCAAGCCGTTCGGCTTCATGCGGTTCACGCCGGGGCCCGGAGTGGGCGGACACTGTCTGCCGGTCGATCCGGAGTACCTGTCCTGGCGGGTGCACCGCACGCTCGGCCGCCGCTTCCGCTTCGTGGAGCTGGCCAACCACATCAACAACCACATGCCGGACCACGTGGTGCAGCGGCTGCTGCTCGCCTTCAACGCGCGCCGTCGCTCGCTGAACGGTGCCCGGGTGCTGCTGCTCGGCCTGGCGTACAAGGCCAACACCGGCGACGCCCGCGAGTCGCCGGCGCTCAGGGTCGCGGAGCTGCTGATCGGCCTCGGCGCCGAGGTGCACGCGGCCGATCCGCACGTCGTGGAGTCGGTGACGGTGGACAACAGCGTGCGCCGGGTGGACTTCGGCCCGGCCGAACTGTCCGCGGCGGACGCGGTGGTGCTGCTGACCGACCACGACGCGTTCGACTACGCCGCCATCCCGCGGCACGCGCTCTACGTCCTCGACTGCCGCCGCCGGCTGGAGCCGAGCGCGTCGGTCGACATCCTCTGA
- a CDS encoding FG-GAP and VCBS repeat-containing protein: MRQRPLALAAALTAIAATTALTLPTAHAAPRREAAPYDLNGDGFPDVVVGVANGTVGGHQQAGYVAVVPGSATGPATGQRWTVSQAGTGVPGAPEPFDQFGAHHASADLDRDGYADLLVSVPGEDGPTEDAGRVVILWGAADGLGEATSVPGGATYGRTGGHGLAVADVDGDGALDIVTADDGEELATLSLARGPFAPGRTPAPLARVADTGITHFSSVVGLAVGDLDGDGRDDVVAPWRGSEGDGTAMLRGTPDGLARERAWHHETGGQSVAAGDFDRDGYADLAVGGAHSVGPDDPDWEPRYPVASGVGGTVRVLYGGPKGPAGSREPADLSQETPGVPGTGTGESERGDDFGFAVSAADADADGHADLAVGAPGEAAGTRTGAGRVTLLYGSPTGLRADRSYGVHQDAPGVPGSSEAGDAFGAKVVLRDTDGDGRCDLHAAATGEDGGDGRVWSLSRETEDGAVTGVGYSAASLGLPAPTRGLGFGRGLGN, translated from the coding sequence ATGCGCCAACGCCCCCTCGCCCTCGCCGCGGCCCTGACCGCCATCGCGGCGACCACCGCGCTCACCCTGCCCACCGCGCACGCCGCCCCGCGACGCGAGGCCGCGCCCTACGACCTGAACGGCGACGGCTTCCCGGACGTGGTGGTCGGCGTGGCCAACGGCACCGTCGGCGGCCACCAGCAGGCCGGTTACGTCGCCGTCGTGCCCGGTTCGGCCACCGGGCCCGCGACCGGGCAGCGCTGGACGGTCAGCCAGGCCGGCACCGGGGTGCCCGGAGCCCCCGAGCCCTTCGACCAGTTCGGCGCCCACCACGCCAGCGCCGACCTCGACCGCGACGGCTACGCCGACCTTCTGGTCTCCGTGCCCGGCGAGGACGGGCCGACCGAGGACGCCGGCCGCGTCGTCATCCTCTGGGGCGCCGCCGACGGCCTCGGTGAAGCCACCAGCGTGCCCGGCGGCGCGACCTACGGCCGGACCGGCGGTCACGGCCTGGCCGTCGCCGACGTCGACGGCGACGGGGCGCTGGACATCGTCACCGCCGACGACGGCGAGGAGTTGGCCACCCTCTCGCTCGCCCGTGGCCCCTTCGCGCCGGGGCGGACCCCCGCCCCGCTCGCCCGGGTGGCGGACACCGGGATCACGCACTTCAGCAGCGTGGTGGGGCTCGCCGTCGGGGACCTCGACGGCGACGGCCGCGACGACGTGGTGGCGCCCTGGCGCGGCTCGGAGGGCGACGGCACCGCCATGCTGCGCGGCACGCCCGACGGCCTCGCCCGCGAGCGCGCCTGGCACCACGAGACCGGCGGTCAGTCGGTCGCGGCCGGCGACTTCGACCGTGACGGCTACGCCGACCTGGCCGTGGGCGGCGCCCACAGCGTCGGCCCCGACGACCCGGACTGGGAGCCTCGGTACCCCGTCGCGAGCGGCGTCGGCGGCACGGTACGTGTGCTCTACGGCGGGCCCAAGGGGCCGGCCGGCAGCCGAGAGCCCGCCGACCTCAGCCAGGAGACGCCGGGCGTGCCGGGCACCGGCACGGGCGAGAGCGAGCGCGGCGACGACTTCGGGTTCGCGGTCTCGGCCGCCGACGCCGACGCGGACGGACACGCCGACCTGGCGGTCGGCGCGCCGGGAGAGGCCGCCGGGACCAGGACCGGTGCCGGCCGCGTCACGCTGCTGTACGGCTCGCCCACCGGTCTGCGCGCCGACCGCTCGTACGGCGTCCACCAGGACGCGCCCGGGGTGCCGGGCAGTAGCGAAGCCGGGGACGCCTTTGGCGCGAAGGTGGTGTTGCGCGACACCGACGGCGACGGGCGCTGTGACCTGCACGCCGCGGCGACGGGCGAGGACGGTGGCGACGGCCGCGTGTGGTCACTGTCCCGGGAGACCGAGGACGGTGCCGTCACCGGGGTGGGTTACAGCGCGGCCAGCCTGGGTCTGCCGGCGCCGACCCGGGGCCTTGGGTTCGGGCGCGGTCTGGGGAACTGA